Proteins from one Apis cerana isolate GH-2021 linkage group LG11, AcerK_1.0, whole genome shotgun sequence genomic window:
- the LOC107995050 gene encoding RB1-inducible coiled-coil protein 1 isoform X2, whose protein sequence is MPATYQTLIARAQLAQQCCGLAREQTRICERLVHDQHLQQQGWAAVVANLEDITQMFQSRADLLQQSFAVYLSERQRHMELLENFNADLGTLAKIPILPALRAQAEGLLSPDEQPSQPEKDTEGREKVLSLLRWISAKDNQSSLEQVAEQCSRGLEQFDERVMEALKAEVNAAIDSANKQDMKEIKGLGERLFALEQLMAQTKKLVQEQGELAQGFLQNQSRANNLGDASVLPDLCTSHRRQLLVMLQNHNKLRDIRRRCTKAKEELSVNIYHRLKWIMYVENKMMEVDGKLVMYHESLKRLRRHLEVLQQIHLAPQMYMNAVAEVVRRRTFSQAFLVWASNLACQLLTVHSEELARRREFQSKFDGHFLNTLFPGLEDTPPPFATQAPSVFDNGLPKLTAEDMESLRSQLPDLALTISSPDLNSITQFFLSKSLTSGDENNKEKDSASMRVDVATKEQERARAPMLFDRGGFESETDTEEFEKIGQGATDSKPESFDGAKQTRQKQLEVGASRSVSPASSTSTNVSPLNSKVADLTNRSSSSSEPGSFHFPSLSVSERPAQLSPLTECAENGESSCLLHRATTNCLPKYHETPSSTMPAEEPNSLSPNPPSSLSRSVMCDGQQQQRHQLSGSGGSSPSVGVGATDFMGTEFYMDESLPSSLSEHPADGQHQAIVSLLQENLGNTREEVERLRSILKTMKAVVYEALRSVRKELAVLRDRSNEGATGFSKTTDQFREALSLYTRECDRRLREREQELTVDHELEMADVKKMIESREEEICTLKRSVIEKETELAEHERLISTMRQKLESEQTEMRDLQTRLHQQLEEALEQARAEKESAVKNANDERFLEIASLTNSVTQCQKRIQELEKSLDTARSDQKRMVKEATEKLQMEYKSELQSIRSRFKLMTASTTMESSPSDSTDKIERPDFIELAGHVLTTAPQDMKQEKRTIEDTDCVAKLVHDLRLATQVIEEKDREMEMFRRREVALTDECKRYKSTIRRLTESESFKSEPGLHKESSDEQLEMSQSSLEEVAKNLEAEKDEVEVSESKKVRLEASNDEPSCLSRRLEMLENENKRLSAELQSLRESKESAEAKIEALEADKVRLEIELVKERPRNFAAPDSSSSSECREKDMNASVAVVSESSARRDAATSPKPQRRCGCTTCLTHVQKKMQKTATKLTEMGHITVTSCDPGDNVLMFWDPTHGTYTLYQESTTLYFLNTDSSSELDLGSNPDESKNTQSIVEVVDKQYCHARKSENRYRVRRGTKFYRVVVKPVSNSAAMLASVQQE, encoded by the exons ATGCCGGCCACTTATCAGACCCTGATCGCCCGCGCCCAATTGGCACAGCAGTGCTGCGGATTGGCGCGGGAGCAGACGAGGATCTGCGAGAGGCTGGTCCACGATCAGCACCTTCAGCAACAGGGGTGGGCTGCCGTGGTCGCGAATCTGGAGGACATCACTCAGATGTTCCAGTCACGGGCCGACCTCCTGCAGCAGAGCTTCGCCGTTTACTTGTCGGAGAGGCAGCGGCACATGGAACTACTCGAAAA CTTTAACGCGGACCTGGGCACCCTAGCGAAAATTCCAATCCTGCCAGCGCTGAGGGCCCAGGCGGAGGGTTTGCTGAGCCCGGACGAGCAACCGAGTCAGCCCGAAAAGGACACcgaggggagagagaaggtTCTGAGCCTGCTTCGATGGATCTCGGCGAAAGACAATCAAAGCAGTTTGGAGCAGGTGGCGGAGCAGTGCTCGAGGGGTCTGGAACAGTTCGACGAGAGGGTGATGGAGGCGTTGAAGGCCGAGGTGAACGCGGCCATCGACAGCGCGAACAAGCAGGACATGAAGGAGATCAAGGGCCTGGGCGAGAGGTTGTTCGCTTTGGAGCAGCTGATGGCGCAGACGAAGAAGCTGGTCCAGGAGCAGGGGGAGCTCGCCCAGGGTTTCCTCCAGAATCAGAGTCGGGCGAACAACTTGGGCGATGCGAGCGTGCTTCCCGACCTGTGCACGTCGCACAGGCGGCAGCTGCTCGTCATGCTGCAGAATCACAACAAGTTGCGCGACATCAGGCGTCGGTGCACGAAGGCGAAGGAGGAGCTGTCCGTGAACATCTATCACCGGCTGAAATGGATCATGTACGTGGAGAACAAGATGATGGAGGTGGATGGCAAGTTGGTCATGTATCACGAGAGTCTGAAGCGTTTGAGGAGGCACCTCGAGGTGCTGCAGCAGATCCATCTCGCGCCGCAGATGTACATGAACGCCGTGGCCGAGGTCGTTCGTAGGAGAACGTTCTCCCAGGCTTTCCTGGTCTGGGCCAGCAACTTGGCCTGCCAATTGCTCACCGTTCACAGCGAGGAATTGGCTCGCAGAAGGGAGTTTCAGAGCAAATTCGACGGCCACTTCCTCAACACCTTGTTCCCCGGCCTTGAGGACACGCCACCGCCATTCGCCACCCAGGCGCCATCCGTTTTCGATAACGGATTGCCAAAG TTGACGGCGGAGGATATGGAATCCCTTAGATCTCAGCTACCCGATCTGGCGCTGACCATCTCGTCGCCAGATTTGAACAGCATCACTCAGTTCTTCCTGTCGAAGAGTCTTACCAGCGGCGACGAGAACAACAAGGAGAAGGATAGCGCTTCGATGCGCGTGGACGTGGCCACCAAGGAGCAGGAACGAGCCAGAGCACCGATGCTGTTCGACAG gGGTGGCTTCGAATCGGAGACGGACACGGAGGAGTTCGAGAAGATCGGGCAGGGCGCGACGGACTCTAAACCGGAGTCCTTCGATGGCGCGAAACAAACGCGTCAGAAGCAATTGGAGGTTGGTGCCTCGCGAAGCGTCTCCCCCGCTTCCTCGACCTCGACTAACGTATCCCCGCTTAATTCGAAAGTCGCGGACCTGACGAACCGGTCATCCTCCTCGAGCGAGCCTGGATCCTTCCATTTTCCCAGTCTGTCCGTGAGCGAGCGTCCAGCTCAGCTGAGCCCGCTAACCGAGTGCGCCGAGAACGGCGAGTCGAGCTGTTTGCTTCACCGTGCTACCACCAACTGTCTTCCTAAGTATCACGAGACGCCATCGAGCACGATGCCCGCCGAGGAGCCAAACTCCCTAAGTCCgaatcctccctcctccctgtCACGGTCCGTGATGTGCGACGGCCAGCAGCAGCAACGCCACCAGCTGTCCGGCAGTGGCGGTAGCAGCCCATCCGTCGGAGTTGGGGCTACCGACTTCATGGGTACTGAATTTTACATGGACGAGTCTCTTCCGAGCAGCCTCAGCGAGCATCCCGCAGACGGCCAGCACCAGGCTATCGTTTCCCTTCTCCAG GAGAATCTCGGGAACACTCGGGAAGAGGTGGAAAGGCTCCGTTCCATATTGAAAACGATGAAGGCGGTGGTGTACGAGGCGTTGAGGTCCGTTCGCAAGGAGTTGGCTGTTCTCAgggatcgatcgaacgaggGCGCGACCGGTTTCTCCAAGACGACGGACCAATTTCGGGAGGCTCTGTCGTTGTACACGCGCGAGTGCGATCGCCGTCTTCGAGAACGGGAGCAGGAGTTGACGGTGGACCACGAGCTCGAGATGGCGGACGTGAAGAAGATGATAGAGAGTCGCGAGGAGGAGATATGCACGTTGAAGCGGAGCGTGATCGAGAAGGAGACCGAGCTGGCCGAGCACGAGCGCCTGATATCGACCATGCGGCAGAAGTTGGAGAGCGAGCAAACGGAGATGAGGGATCTGCAGACGCGCCTTCACCAGCAGTTGGAGGAGGCTTTGGAGCAGGCGCGCGCCGAGAAAGAGTCGGCCGTGAAGAACGCCAACGACGAGAGATTCTTGGAGATTGCGTCGCTCACGAATTCCGTCACGCAATGCCAGAAGCGTATCCAGGAATTGGAGAAGAGTTTGGACACGGCGCGCAGCGATCAGAAGAGGATGGTGAAGGAGGCGACCGAAAAGCTGCAGATGGAGTACAAGAGCGAGTTGCAGTCGATCAGGAGCCGGTTCAAGCTGATGACCGCCTCCACGACCATGGAGAGCAGCCCGAGCGACAGCACCGACAAGATCGAA aGACCAGATTTCATCGAGTTGGCCGGCCACGTGTTGACCACGGCGCCGCAAGACATGAAGCAGGAGAAACGGACCATCGAGGACACGGATTGCGTGGCGAAATTGGTTCACGATCTACGATTGGCCACGCAGGTGATCGAGGAGAAGGACAGAGAGATGGAGATGTTCAGGAGGAGGGAGGTGGCGTTGACGGACGAGTGTAAGCGTTACAAGAGCACGATCAGGCGTTTGACCGAGTCGGAGAGTTTTAAGAGCGAGCCGGGTTTGCACAAGGAGAGCAGCGACGAGCAGCTGGAAATGAGCCAGAGCAGCTTGGAGGAGGTGGCGAAGAACTTGGAGGCGGAGAAGGACGAGGTGGAGGTGTCCGAATCGAAGAAGGTGCGGCTGGAGGCGAGCAACGACGAGCCGAGCTGCCTCTCGAGACGGCTCGAGATGCTGGAGAACGAGAACAAGAGGTTGAGCGCTGAATTGCAATCGCTCCGCGAGAGCAAAGAGTCGGCCGAGGCGAAGATAGAGGCCTTAGAGGCGGACAAGGTCCGGCTCGAGATCGAGCTGGTGAAGGAACGTCCGAGAAACTTCGCCGCCCCCGactcctcgtcctcgtcggAGTGCCGCGAGAAGGACATGAACGCCTCCGTGGCGGTGGTCTCCGAGTCGAGCGCGCGCAGGGACGCGGCGACCAGCCCGAAACCGCAGCGTCGATGCGGTTGCACGACGTGCTTGACGCACGTCCAAAAGAAAATGCAGAAAACCGCCACCAAGCTGACGGAGATGGGCCACATCACCGTGACCAGCTGCGATCCCGGGGACAACGTGTTGATGTTCTGGGATCCGACCCACGGTACGTACACGTTGTACCAGGAGTCAACAACGCTCTACTTCCTCAATACGGATTCCTCTTCCGAGTTGGATCTGGGCTCGAATCCCGACGAGTCGAAGAATACTCAGAGCATCGTCGAGGTTGTGGATAAACAGTACTGTCACGCCAGAAAG TCGGAGAATCGATATCGCGTACGACGCGGTACCAAATTCTATCGTGTGGTCGTGAAACCTGTGAGCAACAGTGCAGCTATGTTGGCGAGCGTTCAGCAAGAATAG